In Halomarina salina, one DNA window encodes the following:
- a CDS encoding luciferase domain-containing protein — translation MSSRTESDTSLRMESLVDEVSRWPGVTVEPGRAGGRVFSLGTREVGTATFGGQVTVTFGRALHDPLVEADWTTPDPLVPASGRTVFRVHGDTDVERARALLRLSYVYHALSRPDTTAGREALAALELETDLDDIAPPWTVRDRLTAIADSHA, via the coding sequence ATGAGTTCTCGTACCGAATCAGACACGTCCCTCCGCATGGAGTCCCTCGTCGACGAGGTGAGCAGGTGGCCCGGCGTGACGGTCGAACCGGGTCGCGCCGGTGGCCGCGTCTTCTCGCTGGGCACCCGCGAGGTCGGGACGGCGACGTTCGGCGGGCAGGTGACGGTGACGTTCGGCCGCGCACTCCACGACCCGCTGGTGGAGGCGGACTGGACGACGCCCGACCCGCTCGTCCCCGCCTCGGGCCGGACCGTGTTCCGCGTTCACGGGGACACCGACGTCGAACGCGCTCGCGCACTGTTGCGCCTCTCGTACGTCTACCACGCGCTCTCGCGGCCCGACACGACCGCCGGTCGCGAGGCGCTCGCAGCCCTCGAACTGGAGACCGACCTCGACGACATCGCGCCGCCGTGGACCGTCCGGGACCGGTTGACCGCCATCGCCGACTCCCACGCCTGA
- a CDS encoding 50S ribosomal protein L40e, translating into MASFEEAENRMLNKMICMRCNARNSPEANKCRKCGYKNLRPKAKERRAV; encoded by the coding sequence ATGGCCAGTTTCGAGGAAGCGGAAAACCGGATGCTCAACAAGATGATCTGTATGCGGTGTAACGCCCGCAACTCGCCCGAGGCGAACAAGTGCCGCAAGTGCGGCTACAAGAACCTCCGCCCGAAGGCGAAAGAGCGCCGCGCGGTCTAA
- a CDS encoding AbrB/MazE/SpoVT family DNA-binding domain-containing protein yields MVQRKVQLSGGSTFTVSLPKEWAAEQGIEVGERLTLRPDDDGRLVVDPNPTSDDGRRVDVRSCDPSSVARTVRALYRLGYDEFTLVDDGGLDGDCTHAAAEASRGLRGLETVEESPTELRLQVLLDMDRLPVDRVVSGMHQSVQSMHRHATDAFVEGDPETAELMVDDGADIAAKLALVDRYASRAARPCSYTDDAIRSRYTVWASRRVAGHLQAVARAAATLVALAAETDAPPEGWAAAFGDLSRESRSVLETTVRTALPVEMADRQRAHRAAATCERLADRVPTVPERTSATTAARATGSLHRTVAAATGVADVAVEAAYWDGSS; encoded by the coding sequence ATGGTCCAGCGAAAGGTCCAGCTCAGCGGCGGGTCCACGTTCACCGTGTCGCTGCCGAAGGAGTGGGCGGCCGAGCAGGGCATCGAGGTGGGCGAGCGGCTCACGCTCCGACCGGACGACGACGGACGTCTCGTCGTCGACCCGAACCCGACCAGCGACGACGGCCGACGCGTCGACGTTCGCTCGTGTGACCCGTCCTCCGTCGCCCGGACTGTCCGAGCGCTGTACCGCCTCGGCTACGACGAGTTCACGCTCGTCGACGACGGCGGACTGGACGGGGACTGCACGCACGCCGCCGCGGAGGCATCGCGCGGCCTCCGCGGACTGGAGACGGTCGAGGAGTCGCCGACGGAGCTTCGACTGCAGGTGCTGCTGGACATGGACCGACTCCCCGTCGACCGCGTCGTCTCCGGGATGCACCAGTCGGTCCAGTCGATGCACCGCCACGCGACCGACGCGTTCGTCGAGGGCGACCCGGAGACGGCCGAGTTGATGGTCGACGACGGGGCCGACATCGCGGCCAAACTCGCGCTCGTCGACCGCTACGCGAGTCGGGCCGCCCGCCCCTGCTCGTACACTGACGACGCGATTCGCTCGCGGTACACCGTCTGGGCGTCCCGACGGGTCGCCGGCCACCTCCAGGCGGTCGCGAGGGCCGCCGCGACGCTCGTCGCCCTCGCCGCCGAGACGGACGCGCCGCCCGAGGGCTGGGCGGCGGCGTTCGGGGACCTCTCCCGCGAGTCGCGGTCGGTGCTCGAGACGACGGTCAGGACCGCGCTCCCCGTCGAGATGGCGGACCGCCAGCGTGCCCACCGGGCGGCCGCGACCTGCGAGCGACTGGCCGACCGCGTTCCCACCGTCCCGGAGCGCACGTCGGCGACGACGGCCGCCCGCGCGACCGGCAGCCTCCACCGTACGGTCGCGGCCGCGACCGGCGTGGCCGACGTCGCAGTCGAGGCGGCCTACTGGGACGGGTCGTCGTAG
- the pstA gene encoding phosphate ABC transporter permease PstA — translation MSTDTRSRLVGSDTSGYETAAAAAVGLSVLTFALCLVVLAELVPFDDGVAGVAAPTLFGGLLTVLGGAVVLLGVASASGVVTTSHDRSAGLVTAAVFGVLWATVGGLVASQTVGLGLVGWLPAALACGLVAAVVTVLTPEDIGSTLPAGALSLFAGVVFLTGVIGAGWTWSPPDLQASFTAPVVVPVVTVTVSVVTSWAAAKANGGFGSQGRERAAFLLIWLLAGLVLTVLLSLLAFVTMKGAPRAFQGFDVGPDVGIEWPFLTSGVSLLADSAGIFPAMMGTVWLVVGSVVLAVPMAVGAAIFLTEYAEQGRFTQLVEVATNGLWSTPSVVFGLFGYAFLVPRLANRKSLLAGILVLSFMLLPLVLITSREAMKAVPDEYRDASAALGVSRWQTIRSVVLPAAMPGVVTGVILGVGRIAGETAPLLLVTAGEIFPSKRNAPSVISGFDVSVVTSPPFIDIANPALFQPSSALPYQLYAAITAGLSSPNIDDGMAFGWATAFVLLLVVLSFYVVGIATRTYFRRKLSHD, via the coding sequence GTGAGCACCGACACGCGGAGCAGACTGGTCGGTTCGGACACGTCGGGGTACGAGACGGCCGCGGCGGCCGCCGTCGGCCTGAGCGTCCTCACCTTCGCGCTGTGTCTCGTCGTGCTCGCCGAACTGGTGCCGTTCGACGACGGCGTCGCCGGCGTCGCGGCACCGACGCTGTTCGGGGGACTCCTCACCGTCCTCGGCGGTGCGGTCGTCCTCCTCGGCGTCGCCTCGGCGAGCGGCGTGGTGACGACGTCCCACGACCGGAGCGCCGGACTCGTCACTGCAGCCGTGTTCGGCGTACTCTGGGCGACCGTCGGGGGACTCGTCGCCTCGCAGACGGTCGGCCTCGGACTGGTCGGCTGGCTGCCAGCCGCGCTCGCCTGTGGCCTGGTCGCCGCCGTGGTCACCGTACTCACCCCCGAAGACATCGGGTCGACGCTGCCCGCGGGCGCGCTGTCGCTGTTCGCCGGGGTCGTCTTCCTGACCGGCGTCATCGGGGCCGGCTGGACGTGGTCGCCGCCGGACCTCCAGGCGTCGTTCACCGCACCGGTCGTGGTCCCCGTCGTGACCGTCACCGTCAGCGTGGTCACGTCCTGGGCCGCCGCGAAGGCCAACGGCGGATTCGGAAGCCAGGGACGCGAGCGCGCGGCGTTCCTGCTCATCTGGCTGCTCGCGGGGCTCGTCCTCACCGTGTTGCTCTCCCTGCTCGCGTTCGTCACGATGAAGGGCGCACCGCGGGCGTTCCAGGGGTTCGACGTCGGACCGGACGTCGGCATCGAGTGGCCGTTCCTCACCAGCGGCGTCTCGCTCCTCGCCGACTCGGCCGGCATCTTCCCGGCGATGATGGGGACGGTCTGGCTGGTCGTCGGCTCCGTCGTGCTCGCCGTCCCGATGGCCGTCGGTGCGGCCATCTTCCTCACGGAGTACGCCGAGCAGGGTCGGTTCACGCAACTGGTCGAGGTCGCCACCAACGGTCTCTGGAGCACCCCGAGCGTCGTGTTCGGGCTGTTCGGCTACGCGTTCCTCGTCCCGCGACTCGCCAACCGGAAGTCGCTGCTGGCGGGCATCCTCGTCCTCAGCTTCATGCTCCTGCCGCTGGTGCTCATCACGAGCCGCGAGGCGATGAAGGCGGTCCCCGACGAGTACCGCGACGCGAGCGCCGCGCTGGGCGTCTCGCGGTGGCAGACCATCCGGAGCGTGGTCCTGCCAGCCGCGATGCCGGGGGTCGTGACGGGCGTCATCCTCGGTGTCGGTCGCATCGCCGGGGAGACCGCCCCGCTGTTGCTCGTCACCGCCGGAGAGATTTTCCCCTCGAAGCGCAACGCGCCGAGCGTCATCTCGGGGTTCGACGTGAGCGTCGTGACGTCGCCGCCGTTCATCGACATCGCCAACCCGGCGCTGTTCCAGCCCTCCTCGGCGCTCCCCTACCAGCTGTACGCGGCCATCACGGCCGGGCTCAGCTCTCCCAACATCGACGACGGGATGGCGTTCGGCTGGGCGACGGCGTTCGTGCTGTTGCTCGTCGTCCTGTCGTTCTACGTCGTCGGCATCGCCACCAGAACGTACTTCAGACGGAAACTATCCCATGACTGA
- the pstC gene encoding phosphate ABC transporter permease subunit PstC codes for MSEVPETNQSSGVTGVLDNATRGGVAVSAVGLVCLAGAFASFLLSMPYTFPLLFGFVVVMAYGWVTRQAETARTLTFVATVSTVGILGLITVYIVVESIPAISHMGPDILTRMQSPLWEPGAGVYSLLPLIWGTVVTTLIATAIAAPFGVAGALFIGEIAPRSVRDIIKPAVEVLAGIPSIVYGFIGFTVLNPYLTKTLRLPGQGSLFLAGVVIGFMALPTVVSVGEDAIASVPESMKSGSLALGTTDWQTMKSVTLPTALSGLSAAILLGVGRAIGETMAATVILGKIPAFPDPLYDVFGNTITLTATIASQYGSAAGRPLHESALFAAGVVLFVTVMCLSIASQYIEARMQRKLGGNE; via the coding sequence ATGTCAGAAGTTCCAGAAACGAATCAATCATCGGGGGTGACGGGGGTACTCGACAACGCGACGAGAGGTGGCGTAGCGGTCAGCGCGGTCGGGCTCGTCTGTCTCGCCGGGGCGTTCGCGAGCTTCCTGCTGTCGATGCCGTACACGTTCCCGTTGCTGTTCGGGTTCGTCGTCGTCATGGCCTACGGCTGGGTCACACGGCAGGCAGAGACCGCCCGGACGCTGACGTTCGTCGCGACGGTGTCGACGGTCGGCATCCTCGGATTGATCACCGTCTACATCGTCGTCGAATCGATTCCGGCCATCTCCCACATGGGCCCGGACATACTCACGCGGATGCAATCCCCGCTCTGGGAGCCGGGAGCCGGCGTCTACAGCCTGTTACCGCTGATCTGGGGGACGGTCGTGACGACGCTCATCGCCACGGCCATCGCCGCCCCGTTCGGCGTCGCCGGAGCGCTGTTCATCGGCGAGATAGCACCCCGGTCGGTCCGAGATATCATCAAGCCGGCCGTCGAAGTGCTCGCGGGCATCCCCTCTATCGTCTACGGCTTCATCGGGTTCACCGTCCTCAACCCCTACCTGACGAAGACGTTGCGACTGCCCGGGCAGGGGAGCCTGTTCCTCGCTGGCGTCGTCATCGGCTTCATGGCGCTGCCGACGGTCGTCTCCGTCGGCGAGGACGCCATCGCGAGCGTGCCCGAGTCGATGAAGAGCGGGTCGCTCGCGCTCGGGACGACCGACTGGCAGACGATGAAGAGCGTCACGCTGCCGACGGCGCTCTCGGGGCTGTCCGCCGCGATACTGCTCGGCGTCGGGCGCGCCATCGGCGAGACGATGGCCGCGACGGTCATCCTCGGGAAGATTCCCGCGTTCCCCGACCCGCTGTACGACGTGTTCGGCAACACCATCACGCTGACCGCGACCATCGCGAGTCAGTACGGGAGCGCCGCCGGTCGCCCGCTCCACGAGAGCGCGCTGTTCGCGGCCGGCGTCGTCCTGTTCGTCACCGTGATGTGTCTGAGCATCGCCTCCCAGTACATCGAGGCGCGGATGCAGCGGAAACTGGGTGGGAACGAGTGA
- a CDS encoding PstS family phosphate ABC transporter substrate-binding protein — MTPDSDGPGTDASRRRFIITASAAGLASLAGCTGGDGNGDGTTADSTSGDTAGTTSGEGTDAPAEGNTESGTESGAEASRLSAEGSSTVYPIANTAASYWNSNAPPDDGEYWGKNSEGSVPGWSNIQTDKNLADYWASLYGFETTGEVSNPPFPVTVGLSHSGTGVTALKNQQVDFGDASAPVEAELPDASEEVLGNFVDHVVGRDGQPIVVSKAIYDAGVTELDADTVRAIYRGEITNWSEVDSYSGDDKEIYAVGRATGSGTDTAFRTNMLGAEDAEMPGVDTRQGQNQQVQTTVAQSDNAIAYMALAFVTDQVPAVALTFDGTTYELGEDPGLGAAEYPLNRDLHMYTWKDTDERESAFLNFIYSEMGQKIFVEGNNYFPLPSSEIEEQRSKLASQSN; from the coding sequence ATGACGCCAGACTCGGACGGTCCAGGGACGGACGCATCGCGACGGCGGTTCATCATCACCGCCAGTGCAGCAGGCCTCGCCAGCCTCGCCGGCTGCACCGGCGGGGACGGGAACGGCGACGGGACGACGGCCGACTCGACGAGCGGCGACACCGCCGGAACCACCAGCGGTGAAGGGACCGACGCCCCCGCAGAGGGGAACACGGAGTCGGGCACCGAGAGCGGCGCGGAAGCCTCCCGCCTCTCCGCGGAGGGCTCTTCCACGGTCTACCCCATCGCCAACACCGCCGCGTCCTACTGGAACTCCAACGCACCGCCGGACGACGGCGAGTACTGGGGCAAGAACAGCGAGGGGTCGGTCCCCGGCTGGTCGAACATCCAGACCGACAAGAACCTCGCCGACTACTGGGCGAGCCTCTACGGGTTCGAGACGACCGGCGAGGTCTCGAACCCGCCGTTCCCGGTCACGGTCGGTCTCAGTCACTCCGGGACGGGCGTGACGGCCCTGAAGAACCAGCAGGTCGACTTCGGGGACGCCAGCGCGCCGGTCGAGGCCGAACTCCCCGACGCCAGCGAGGAGGTGCTCGGCAACTTCGTCGACCACGTCGTCGGCCGCGACGGCCAGCCCATCGTCGTCAGCAAGGCCATCTACGACGCCGGCGTGACCGAACTCGACGCGGATACCGTGCGTGCCATCTACCGCGGCGAGATAACGAACTGGTCGGAGGTCGACAGCTACAGCGGCGACGACAAGGAGATCTACGCCGTCGGCCGCGCCACGGGGTCGGGCACCGACACCGCGTTCCGCACCAACATGCTCGGTGCCGAGGACGCGGAGATGCCCGGCGTCGACACGCGCCAGGGGCAGAACCAGCAGGTCCAGACGACCGTCGCGCAGTCCGACAACGCCATCGCGTACATGGCGCTCGCGTTCGTCACCGACCAGGTGCCGGCGGTGGCGCTGACGTTCGACGGGACCACGTACGAACTCGGCGAGGACCCCGGCCTCGGTGCCGCCGAGTACCCCCTGAACCGCGACCTCCACATGTACACGTGGAAGGACACGGACGAGCGCGAGTCCGCGTTCCTCAACTTCATCTACAGCGAGATGGGTCAGAAGATCTTCGTCGAGGGGAACAACTACTTCCCGCTCCCCTCCAGCGAGATCGAAGAACAGCGGAGCAAGCTCGCCTCGCAGTCGAACTGA
- the uvrB gene encoding excinuclease ABC subunit UvrB, translating to MSDAGSPLQPDRPGRERPFRVEAPFDPAGDQPEAIQQLADGYRQGMREQTLLGVTGSGKTNTVAWTVEEIQQPTLVIAHNKTLAAQLYDEFRNLFPDNAVEYFVSYYDYYQPEAYVEQSDTYIDKDASINDEIDRLRHSATRSLLTRDDVIVVASVSAIYGLGDPRTYEQMALRLERDQSIDRDELLKRLVDLNYERNDVDFTQGTFRVRGDTVEVFPMYGRYAVRVEFWGDEIDRMQKIDPLEGEAKGEQDAVLIHPAEHYSLPEDRMEEAIAEIEDLMHERVSYFERSGDLLAAQRIEERTTFDVEMMRETGYCSGIENYSVHLDDREPGDAPYTLLDYFPDDFLTVVDESHVTLPQVKGQLAGDKSRKDSLVGNGFRLPTAYDNRPLSFEEFEEKTDNLLYVSATPGDYEREQSEQVVEQIVRPTHLVDPKVDISPADGQIDDLLDRIDGRIERDERVLVTTLTKRMAEDLTEYLEESGVAVEYMHDETDTLERHELVRGLRLGDFDVLVGINLLREGLDIPEVSLVAILDADQQGFLRSETTLVQTMGRAARNVNGEVVLYADDTTDAMAAAIDETQRRREIQREFNEEHGHTPTTIDKEVGETNLPGSKTDTENVANVDPDSPEEAEEYVADLERRMEEAASNLEFELAADIRDRIRQVSEAYELDREEESVPAPAEEF from the coding sequence ATGAGTGACGCTGGTTCTCCGTTGCAGCCAGACCGGCCGGGGAGAGAGCGACCGTTCCGCGTGGAGGCGCCGTTCGACCCGGCGGGCGACCAGCCGGAGGCCATCCAGCAGTTGGCCGACGGCTACCGGCAGGGGATGCGCGAGCAGACGCTGCTCGGCGTGACGGGGTCGGGGAAGACGAACACCGTCGCGTGGACCGTCGAGGAGATTCAGCAGCCGACCCTCGTCATCGCGCACAACAAGACGCTCGCGGCGCAGCTCTACGACGAGTTCCGGAACCTGTTCCCGGACAACGCCGTCGAGTACTTCGTCAGCTACTACGACTACTACCAGCCCGAGGCGTACGTCGAGCAGTCGGACACCTACATCGACAAGGACGCCTCCATCAACGACGAGATAGACCGACTGCGCCACTCGGCGACCCGGTCGCTCCTGACGAGGGACGACGTCATCGTCGTCGCCTCGGTGTCGGCCATCTACGGGCTCGGTGACCCGCGCACGTACGAGCAGATGGCGCTGCGCCTCGAACGCGACCAGTCCATCGACCGCGACGAACTGCTCAAGCGACTGGTCGACCTGAACTACGAGCGCAACGACGTCGACTTCACGCAGGGGACGTTCCGCGTGCGCGGCGACACCGTCGAGGTGTTCCCGATGTACGGCCGGTACGCCGTCCGCGTCGAGTTCTGGGGCGACGAGATAGACCGGATGCAGAAGATTGACCCGCTGGAGGGCGAAGCGAAGGGCGAGCAGGACGCCGTCCTCATCCACCCGGCGGAGCACTACTCGCTGCCCGAAGACCGGATGGAGGAGGCCATCGCGGAGATAGAGGACCTGATGCACGAGCGCGTGAGCTACTTCGAGCGCTCGGGAGACCTGCTGGCCGCCCAGCGCATCGAGGAGCGCACGACGTTCGACGTCGAGATGATGCGCGAGACGGGCTACTGCTCGGGCATCGAGAACTACTCGGTCCACCTCGACGACCGCGAACCCGGCGACGCGCCGTACACCCTGCTCGACTACTTCCCCGACGACTTCCTCACCGTCGTCGACGAGTCGCACGTCACGCTCCCGCAGGTGAAGGGACAGCTCGCGGGCGACAAGTCCCGGAAGGACTCGCTCGTGGGGAACGGCTTCCGCCTGCCGACGGCGTACGACAACCGCCCGCTCAGCTTCGAGGAGTTCGAGGAGAAGACCGACAACCTGCTGTACGTCTCGGCGACGCCGGGCGACTACGAACGAGAACAGTCCGAGCAGGTGGTCGAACAGATTGTCCGCCCCACGCACCTCGTCGACCCGAAGGTCGACATCTCGCCCGCCGACGGACAGATAGACGACCTGCTCGACCGCATCGACGGGCGCATCGAACGCGACGAGCGCGTCCTCGTCACGACGCTCACCAAGCGGATGGCCGAGGACCTCACCGAGTACCTCGAGGAGTCGGGCGTCGCGGTCGAGTACATGCACGACGAGACGGACACGCTCGAACGCCACGAACTCGTCCGCGGCCTCCGCCTGGGCGACTTCGACGTCCTCGTCGGCATCAACCTGCTCCGGGAGGGACTGGACATCCCCGAGGTGTCGCTGGTCGCCATCCTCGACGCCGACCAGCAGGGGTTCCTCCGCTCGGAGACGACGCTCGTCCAGACGATGGGACGTGCGGCGCGGAACGTCAACGGCGAGGTGGTCCTCTACGCCGACGACACGACCGACGCGATGGCCGCCGCCATCGACGAGACCCAGCGCCGCCGCGAGATTCAGCGGGAGTTCAACGAGGAACACGGCCACACGCCGACGACCATCGACAAGGAGGTCGGCGAGACGAACCTCCCGGGGAGCAAGACGGACACGGAGAACGTCGCCAACGTCGACCCCGACTCGCCGGAGGAGGCCGAGGAGTACGTCGCGGACCTCGAACGACGGATGGAGGAGGCGGCCTCGAACCTGGAGTTCGAACTCGCCGCGGACATCCGCGACCGCATCCGGCAGGTGAGCGAGGCGTACGAACTCGACCGCGAGGAGGAGAGCGTCCCCGCACCGGCCGAGGAGTTCTGA
- a CDS encoding ribonucleoside-diphosphate reductase subunit alpha, with the protein MSQHTTDTDERDELRSVIDRARTDHEAVVDDTAAAELVDAVERNLPRDADAETRDDALVDAASARIERDPAYERIAARVARWRYYRRLLGEVPEDDAALAAAYGESFRSHVERGIAAERLDPRMDEFDLGVLADTLRPELDERLGYVAMETLVQRYFLRVDDEPSELPQVFWMRVAMGLALAEDDPTERAVEFYEAMARLRFVPSTPTLFHAGTTHPQLSSCYLTTVPDDLDAIFDAYGEHANLSKWSGGLGTDWTPIRASGATIESTGVDSTGVVPFLKISNDVTAAINRSGKRRGAACAYLECWHLDFPAFLDLRRNTGDERRRTHDMNTAAWIPDLFVQRVRDDGEWTLFSPDEVPDLHETYGSEFVERYEAYEEQADAGDIEQFERVDAADLWRTMLTRLFETGHPWLTFKDACNVRSPQDHAGVVRSSNLCTEITLNTSSEETAVCNLGSIDLSRHVVPASEDDEPAGAVGDASPTLDRERLADTVETAMRMLDNVVDLNFYPSEKAEHSNMRHRPVGLGVMGFHDALTDLGVPMASEEAVDVAGELQERVAYHAILNSSRLARERGSYESYEGSKWDRGVFPQDTIERLEAERGESVAVDPEESLDWSAVREHVADHGMRNSNTMAVAPTATISTIAGTTPSVEPRYSNLYVKSNMSGEFTMLNERLVADLKREGLWGDGIVDRLKYHDGSIQELSELPASVRELHRGAFEIDPRHQIRVAAQRGVWIDQSQSLNVFFPGTDGSVLDDVYQRAWESGLKTTYYLRTLGASQIEKSTLDLSEYDDTQFRGTGPGADGDSSAASDDADASDESGSDLPSVEDPTCDACQ; encoded by the coding sequence ATGAGTCAACACACCACCGACACCGACGAACGCGACGAACTGCGCTCGGTCATCGACCGGGCACGTACCGACCACGAGGCGGTCGTCGACGACACGGCGGCCGCCGAACTCGTCGACGCCGTGGAGCGGAACCTCCCGAGGGACGCGGACGCGGAGACGCGAGACGACGCCCTCGTCGATGCCGCGAGCGCTCGCATCGAGCGGGACCCGGCCTACGAGCGAATCGCGGCGCGGGTCGCCCGCTGGCGCTACTACCGTCGCCTGCTCGGCGAGGTCCCAGAGGACGACGCGGCGCTCGCCGCCGCCTACGGCGAGTCGTTCCGAAGCCACGTCGAACGCGGTATCGCGGCCGAACGCCTCGACCCCCGGATGGACGAGTTCGACCTCGGTGTGCTGGCCGACACGCTCCGGCCCGAACTCGACGAGCGACTGGGGTACGTGGCGATGGAGACGCTCGTCCAGCGGTACTTCCTGCGCGTCGACGACGAGCCCTCCGAACTCCCGCAGGTGTTCTGGATGCGCGTGGCGATGGGCCTCGCGCTGGCGGAGGACGACCCGACGGAGCGCGCCGTCGAGTTCTACGAGGCGATGGCCCGTCTTCGGTTCGTCCCGTCGACGCCGACGCTGTTCCACGCCGGGACGACCCACCCACAGCTCTCGTCGTGCTACCTGACGACGGTCCCCGACGACCTCGACGCCATCTTCGACGCCTACGGCGAGCACGCGAACCTCTCGAAGTGGTCGGGCGGCCTCGGCACCGACTGGACGCCGATTCGCGCCTCGGGGGCGACCATCGAGTCGACGGGCGTCGACTCCACCGGCGTCGTCCCGTTCCTGAAGATATCGAACGACGTGACCGCCGCCATCAACCGCTCTGGGAAGCGCCGCGGCGCGGCGTGCGCCTACCTGGAGTGCTGGCACCTCGACTTCCCGGCGTTCCTCGACCTGCGGCGCAACACCGGCGACGAGCGCCGTCGCACCCACGACATGAACACCGCGGCGTGGATTCCCGACCTGTTCGTCCAGCGGGTGCGAGACGACGGCGAGTGGACGCTGTTCTCGCCCGACGAGGTGCCCGACCTCCACGAGACGTACGGCAGCGAGTTCGTCGAACGCTACGAGGCGTACGAGGAGCAGGCCGACGCGGGCGACATCGAGCAGTTCGAGCGGGTCGACGCCGCCGACCTCTGGCGGACGATGCTTACGCGCCTGTTCGAGACGGGGCACCCGTGGCTCACGTTCAAGGACGCCTGCAACGTCCGCTCGCCGCAGGACCACGCGGGCGTCGTCCGCTCGTCGAACCTCTGTACCGAGATCACGCTCAACACGTCGTCCGAGGAGACGGCGGTCTGCAACCTCGGGTCGATCGACCTCTCGCGGCACGTCGTTCCGGCCAGCGAGGACGACGAACCGGCCGGAGCGGTCGGCGACGCTTCGCCGACCCTCGACCGCGAGCGCCTCGCCGACACCGTCGAGACCGCGATGCGGATGCTCGACAACGTCGTCGACCTGAACTTCTACCCGAGCGAGAAGGCCGAGCACTCGAACATGCGCCACCGACCGGTCGGCCTCGGTGTGATGGGGTTCCACGACGCGCTGACGGACCTCGGCGTCCCGATGGCGAGCGAGGAGGCGGTCGACGTCGCGGGCGAGCTGCAGGAGCGGGTCGCCTACCACGCGATTCTGAACTCCTCCCGACTGGCCCGCGAGCGCGGCAGCTACGAGAGCTACGAGGGCTCGAAGTGGGACCGCGGCGTCTTCCCGCAGGACACCATCGAGCGACTCGAAGCCGAACGCGGCGAGTCGGTCGCCGTCGACCCCGAGGAGTCTCTCGACTGGTCGGCGGTCCGGGAACACGTCGCCGACCACGGGATGCGCAACTCGAACACGATGGCCGTCGCGCCGACCGCCACCATCTCGACCATCGCCGGGACGACACCCTCGGTCGAACCGCGCTACTCGAACCTCTACGTCAAGTCGAACATGTCCGGCGAGTTCACGATGCTCAACGAGCGGCTCGTCGCGGACCTGAAACGCGAGGGCCTGTGGGGCGACGGCATCGTCGACCGGCTGAAGTACCACGACGGGTCGATACAGGAGCTATCGGAGCTCCCCGCGTCGGTTCGGGAACTGCACCGGGGGGCGTTCGAGATAGACCCGCGCCACCAGATCCGCGTCGCCGCCCAGCGCGGCGTCTGGATCGACCAGAGCCAGTCGCTCAACGTCTTCTTCCCCGGAACAGATGGTTCGGTCCTCGACGACGTCTACCAGCGCGCCTGGGAGTCGGGGCTGAAGACGACATACTACCTGCGGACGCTCGGCGCGAGCCAGATAGAGAAGTCGACGCTCGACCTCTCGGAGTACGACGACACGCAGTTCCGGGGCACCGGGCCGGGGGCGGACGGGGACTCGTCTGCCGCCAGCGACGACGCCGACGCGAGCGACGAGTCGGGGAGCGACCTGCCGAGCGTCGAGGACCCGACCTGCGACGCCTGCCAGTAG